CTCCTTTGGGAGGCTTTTTTTTATCTGGTCAGGATTACATACTCACTGATAATTTCTTTCAGAAAAGTGCGGTCATCCATTTGGGTATATTCTTCAATGTTTAACTGGCCTCTTATTTTCCGGACAGTATCCTTTAACAGCTGCTGATAGATGGGATTGCTGTATTGCTGTGAGCGAAGCAGCAGGTTTTTCAGTGCCAGCATTTCCTCATCGCTGTAACTTGTTACCCGGGGAAACTTAGGCACATAGTCATCTTTTTCAGGCAGGTTCTGCAAATCGACCAGCGTCACTACCCTTTCCGGTTTCAGTTTCACCACAGTCGTACCTGCTATCATATCGCCCAGCCGTTGATTTTTAGCGCTCATCAGGATGGAAATGGTGCCGATAGAAAATCCGGAAAATCCGAAGTCTATCACCCTGTATGCCCACCGTATCAGATAATCATTCAGTTCCAGCGCGTTGCCGTTCAGTTTAATGACCGCAATACCCGTGATTTTTTTTCCGATACTTTGCCCATTGGTCAGCACCTCCAGCACTAACGTATAGAAATACTGTAAAAAGATCAGCAATCCTGTCAGTACAGAAGTAAGTGTCCTGGATCCGGATAACACATCGTAGGTGAATAAAAAGTAGAGGATAATAATAAAAACCAACGCAATAACAGAAATATCGATCAACCACGCAATAAACCGCCACATAAAACCTGCGGTATCATACTGGATGGTTACTTTTTGAGTGGTTACGACGTCTATTTTTGCCATAGTATAAAATACTGAAATGCAGACTGCATCAAATAACAACATTTATTATCAATTAATCAAGTACTTCCATTCTTAAATTTTATTATTTTGGCGACGGATGAAGGAAACTAAATTCATACGGCAAAACCATAAAAAGTGGGCCGAGTTTGAAGAAATGTCCCGGAATAAGGTCAAAGATTCAAATCTGTACAGTAAACTGTATATCCAGATCACAGATGATTTATCATACGCCAGAACTTTTTACGCCAACCGTTCCGTAAGGGTTTATCTGAACAGCCTAGCACAGGGTATTTTCCATAAAGTATTCAGCAGAAACCGCAGAAAACAATCCGTCTTCCGAAATTTCTGGATGGAGGAACTGCCTTCCATCATGTATTATCACCGATCGGAGCTGCTGCTGTCATTTATCATCTTAATCGTTGCAATTGCCATCGGATTACTGACCTACCGGCATGACAGCGAATTTGCCAACAGGATACTCGGTGACGGGTATGTGGCCATGACGGCAGAAAACATTGCTAAAAAAGATCCGATGGCAGTGTATAAACAATCCGGCCCCATCGAAATGTTTGTCCGCATAGTCATCAATAACTTAAAGGTCGATATACTTACCTTTTTTTCGGGCCTGGTACTGGGCATCGGATCGATACTTGTCTTACTGCAAAACGGATTGATGCTTTCTGCCTTTCAGTTTTATTTCATCCAGCGGGGGCTGTTCTGGGACTCCTTTCTGGCGGTCTGGCTGCATGGCACCCTGGAAATTTCCGCCATGGTCATTTGCGGAACTGCCGGGCTGGCCTTAGGGAAAGGGCTGGTATTTCCGGGTACCTACAGCCGAACACAATCATTCTTATCCTCTGCTCAAAGAGCCACCAAAATATTTTTTTCCGTACTGCCGATTACAGTTGCCGCCGGAATCATCGAATCTTTTTTAACCAGATACACACAGGCGCCGGATATCCTCAGGCTGGCTCTGATCATCATCTCGCTGTTCTTCATTTTAGGGTATTATGTCTATTTGCCCTGGGTGAAAAAACGAAACGGCACACTACGCATTCCGGAAGCGGAGAAGGTACTGCCTGAAATTTTTCCGCCGTTTGATTTCTATTCCATCAGGAAGGTTTCTGAAATCATACTGGATACATTCCGGATTTACAGAAAATACGCCGGTCTGTTTATTGCCGCCATTTTCAGGAGTATGCTGATTTTCACCCTGATTGGCATCACCATCAATAAGAAATACCTGTGACAGGACATTTATTATACTGAATGGTCCCTTATTAATCTGAATCATTATTTACTTGCCGGTGAAAAGAATTGGTTCACCATTTCGCTGCCTGTTCTTTTTACATTCATATCCATGCAGGCGGCATACCTGTTTTCCGGAGAGTTGTCTGAGCAAAATAAAACGGCAAAGATTCCCTTTTTTGACTGGATGAAGCAGAACCGTAAACAAATTCTGATAAATGCATGTGTACAGACAGCGTTTTATTTATTCATATCCTATTACAAATTTGAACTATATACCTACCTGTTCATTCTTCCCATGCAATTCATCACATCCTTTTCTGTGTTTTTCCCATATGTACAAACCGGAACGGCAAAACGGTTTAACTCCTTCACCATGACCTTTAAGTCAGGGTTAATGAATCTTTTTGCCGTACATACGGTATTCATCCTGCTGAGCCTTGCGCTTTTCCTGCTTATCAGCTCCTCCATCTTCTGGATAATCTATCAGGCAGTGGCCTTGAACCTGACGAATGACCTCGCTGACAGCGACTCCGTATTCCTCCTGTTTTTTCTTGTTGCGGTTACCACCATCATAACAATGAGCACGCAGTTATTCTGTATCTCTCAGGGTATATTTTATTTTTCCCAAAAAGAAAGGCATTGTGCAGAAGGTCTTATTCTTGAACTTGACAAACTAGGCAAAACTTCCGGGAAACATGTTCTTTAAGCGCATATCCTTAACTGCATCCATTCTGTTTTACGCCCACTTTGCAGGTGTTGGTCAGCCAACGGGTTATGAAAAGGGGCGAATGCAGCAAAAACAATACGAAGAGCAGTCCCTGTCCATAAAAAAATTAAATAAAACGGAGTGGAGTGCATTGAAGCAGAAAATTAAAATCAGGGAAGTGAAGCCTGAAAGGAAGAAAGAGAAGAAAAAAAATACGGCACAAAAACAATGGAGCCTGAACCTTCCCCCAAATGTAAGATTATATCTAAAATGGATATTATTCGGCGGCATCCTGCTTGCCTTGCTTTTTTTAGTGCTGAATGTGCTGGGCATACGGCCATACAAGGTTAAATCAAAGAATAAAGACATCAGCATAGGGCTGGATGATATTGAAGAGCATCTCGACACTGCGGCTATAGACCCGCATCTATATGCCGCGATAAAAGATAAAAACTTTAAACTCGCCATCCGGCTGTACTATCTGATGATCATACAGCAGCTCTCGTTTAACGGGAAAATCAACTGGAAAAAATACAAAACCAACAAACAGTACCTGAGTGAACTAAAAGAAAGCGGCGAATATTATGCCATCTATAAGAAACTGACCCACCTGTATGAGGAATGCTGGTTTGGCAATAATGATTTTTCAGAAACGGAATATGAATCCATACAACCTGATTTTGTAAACTTTCTACACCAAATAAAATAAAGTGCCGGGAGAACGAAATAAATATATCCTGACCGGTCTGGTCATACTGCTTCTCGCAGCCGGATATTATTTACTGAAAGGCAGTTCCGGTGAATGGAGTTTGAATCTGGACAAATCCGGAAAGAATGCCTATGGTACATTTATTACGTATGAATTATTAAAACAGAAGTACAGCAGATACGGGTTTGCTGAAATCAGGAAACCACTGCCGGAAACATTGAAAAAACTGGACAGCAACAAAACCTACAACTATATCTTTATCCATAACATTCCCTATTATGATTCTGCGTCAACAGCTGCGCTCTACCGGTTTGCCGAAAACGGGAACACCGTTTTTATCAGCTGTGAAGGATTCCACTACCTGTTCCTGGACAGTATTATCAACAAATCCTATCACCTGAAAGTCACATCCGGTTATAATGAAGTATACTATAAACTTTACGACTCTGTCAGTGAAATCAAGCGGTACAGTACTTTTAATTTCATACATCCAACTCTAAAAGACAGCAATGGTTATATCTATTACCTTAAGAACAAAGCGGACACCATCATCAACCATTACAATACCTTTCGGGCATTACCTGATTCTGAATGCGTATATCCGATTCCGGATATCAATTCCATTTCATTTGCCGGGCTGGAAGAATCGTATGATTCCGGATTGAATCTTGCGATACTAAAACACGGAAAGGGACAGATCGTTATTTTACTCTCCGCCATACCTTTTACCAATTATTTCATGCGGACCCAAAAAGGGCTGGAATATGCCGAAAAGGTGTTTTCCCATTTGCCGGACCAAACCACCCTGTGGGATGATGTATCGCATGAATATAAATTTGATACCGGGAATCAGTACCGTGGCAACAGCAATTTCGGCGACAGCCCGCTATACTTCATACTAAAACACGCTACATTGAGGTGGGCATGGTATCTGACCATTTTAGGGGTAATTATCTATGGTTTTTTCCATGCGAAACGACGGCAGAACATCATTCCAGTCATTCCTCCCAAAGAAAACACTTCCTTAAAATATGTTGAAACGATAGGACAGCTTTATTTCAATGCTGAGGAACACCTTGAAATAGCGCTGGAAATGCGGTTACAGCTTCTCAATCATATCCGGCAAAAATATTTTCTCAAAACCAATGAAACGGACGAATCATTTTATAATTTACTGGCACAAAAATCATCTGTTTCAATAGAATCGGTGCAATCCATTTTCAATACTTTCAATAGAATCCGTACAGAGAAAAAAATCAGCAGCAGGCAATTACAACAGTTAAACGCCGAATTGGAATACTTTTATAAAAATTGTAAATAATCATACGATGGAAGAAATCAATGAATCAAAACAACAGGCAGACATCCTGTTCATAACCGATACGGCAGAAAAAATAAAGACAGAGATGTCAAAGGTTATCATCGGGCAAACAGGCACCATTGACCTTATGCTCTCTGCCTTATTTACGGGGGGACACATCCTGCTGGAAGGTGTGCCGGGAATAGCCAAAACGCTGACAGCGAAAATGCTTGCCAAAACGATTTCAGTCGGATTTTCCCGCATTCAGTTTACACCTGATTTAATGCCGACGGATATTCTCGGAACATCCGTTTTTAATCTGAAAGATTCGGAATTTAATTTCCGGCCCGGACCTGTTTTTTCCAATATCATTTTGATTGATGAAATCAACCGGTCACCGGCAAAAACACAGGCTGCTTTATTTGAGCTGATGGAAGAACGGCAGGTTTCCATCGACGGGCACACCCATCAGATGGCATTTCCATTTATGGTACTGGCAACGCAAAACCCCATTGAACAGGAAGGCACCTACCGCCTGCCGGAAGCCCAACTGGACCGTTTTATCTTTAAGATCGTCATGGACTATCCGAATCTGGAAGAAGAAAAACAAATCCTGCACCGCTTTAACAATGATTTCTCGGCGAAAGTGACCGATGACGTCCAACCCGTTGTTCATGCTGATGACATAAAACGTGTTAGTTCCATTATTGAAAACATATTTGTGAAAGAAGAAATCATTCACTATATCGCACAGATTGTGCATCAGACCAGACAGCACGGCGATCTTTTTTTAGGCGCTTCTCCCCGTGCATCCCTTTCTTTACTGAAAGCCGGCAAGGCAATGGCCGCCATCTCCGGCAGGGCATTTGTAACGCCGGATGATGTGCGAACCGTATCAGAAGCGGTGCTGAACCACAGGGTTATACCTTCACCGGAAAAAGAAATGGAAGGCATTACCGCTCAGGATGTTATCCGTCAGATCAT
The genomic region above belongs to Sphingobacteriales bacterium and contains:
- a CDS encoding RDD family protein; the encoded protein is MAKIDVVTTQKVTIQYDTAGFMWRFIAWLIDISVIALVFIIILYFLFTYDVLSGSRTLTSVLTGLLIFLQYFYTLVLEVLTNGQSIGKKITGIAVIKLNGNALELNDYLIRWAYRVIDFGFSGFSIGTISILMSAKNQRLGDMIAGTTVVKLKPERVVTLVDLQNLPEKDDYVPKFPRVTSYSDEEMLALKNLLLRSQQYSNPIYQQLLKDTVRKIRGQLNIEEYTQMDDRTFLKEIISEYVILTR
- a CDS encoding stage II sporulation protein M; the protein is MKETKFIRQNHKKWAEFEEMSRNKVKDSNLYSKLYIQITDDLSYARTFYANRSVRVYLNSLAQGIFHKVFSRNRRKQSVFRNFWMEELPSIMYYHRSELLLSFIILIVAIAIGLLTYRHDSEFANRILGDGYVAMTAENIAKKDPMAVYKQSGPIEMFVRIVINNLKVDILTFFSGLVLGIGSILVLLQNGLMLSAFQFYFIQRGLFWDSFLAVWLHGTLEISAMVICGTAGLALGKGLVFPGTYSRTQSFLSSAQRATKIFFSVLPITVAAGIIESFLTRYTQAPDILRLALIIISLFFILGYYVYLPWVKKRNGTLRIPEAEKVLPEIFPPFDFYSIRKVSEIILDTFRIYRKYAGLFIAAIFRSMLIFTLIGITINKKYL
- a CDS encoding MoxR family ATPase, with the protein product MEEINESKQQADILFITDTAEKIKTEMSKVIIGQTGTIDLMLSALFTGGHILLEGVPGIAKTLTAKMLAKTISVGFSRIQFTPDLMPTDILGTSVFNLKDSEFNFRPGPVFSNIILIDEINRSPAKTQAALFELMEERQVSIDGHTHQMAFPFMVLATQNPIEQEGTYRLPEAQLDRFIFKIVMDYPNLEEEKQILHRFNNDFSAKVTDDVQPVVHADDIKRVSSIIENIFVKEEIIHYIAQIVHQTRQHGDLFLGASPRASLSLLKAGKAMAAISGRAFVTPDDVRTVSEAVLNHRVIPSPEKEMEGITAQDVIRQIIRQIEVPR